A segment of the Malaclemys terrapin pileata isolate rMalTer1 chromosome 1, rMalTer1.hap1, whole genome shotgun sequence genome:
GGCCCTGCCTTCGAGCCCCAGCCTGAGAGCAGGCTGCTTGCAGCCACTGGCATGAGCCGCTCTccctgtgggggcagcaggccctgaCTATGTTACAGACCAAGCCCACGGACCGGTCCCTGCAGCCATGGGTGTTAGACAAGCAACTCTGAACTGGCCCGGTGGCGGGGGCTCTGTAGAGGACACCCTTCCGTCCGTCTGTCTGGGAGCCTCTTTGGCACGCTCCTCACTAGACGGACCAGCATTTTCTAACATCAGAGACAGCTAGAGGCAAAATATCAACCCATTCAGACTGTCAGAGCTGCCAAGCAATCACACACATCAGCGTGCAACCCTccggtctcacacacacacactgcatactCGCCAGCGTGCAACCCTCccgtctcacacacacaccgcacactCACCAGCGTGCAACCCTCccgtctcacacacacaccgcacactCACCAGCGTGCAACCTtcccatctcacacacacaccgcacactCACCAGCGTGCAACCCTCCCGTCTCAcgcacacacaccgcacactCACCAGAGTGCAACCCTCccgtctcacacacacacaccgcacactCATCAGAGTGCAACCCTCCCGTCTCTCACACACACCGCACACTCGCCAGCGTGCAACCTtcccatctcacacacacaccgcacactCACCAGCGTGCCACCCTccggtctcacacacacacacaccgcacactCGCCAGTGTGCAACCCTCCCATCTCACGCACACACCGCACACTCGCCAGTGTGCAACCCTCCCGTCTCACGCACACCACACACTCACCAGCGTGCAACCCTCTCGTCTCACGCGCACACTGCACACTCACCAGCGTGCACCCCTCCGTCTCACGCACACACTGCACACTTGCCAGCATGCAACCCTTCCATCTCATGCGCACACTGCACACTCGCCAGCGTGCAACCCTCCTGTCTCACACGCACACTTGCCAGCGTGCAACCCTCCTGTCACATGCATACTGCACACTCGTCAGCGTGAACCCTCCCATCTCACACTCACACCGCACACTCACCAGCGTGCAATCCTCCCATCTCACGCACACCGCACACTCACCAGTGTGCAGCCCTCCAGTCTCATGCACACCACACACTTGCAAGCAGACAGGTGCCCTGGGAACTGGCAGCATGACCTGGCTCTCCACGTCCTGTCTCTGTGCAGCGGGTACTTACGGCTCGGAGGGCGCCCAGCAGCTGGGAGTAGGAGAAGCAGATGAGCGAGAAGGGCACGATGAAGCAGAAGATGAAGAGGAACCAGGTGTAATATTCGCTCCTGTACTTGGTCCCCACCGTGTACCAGTCCGGGCCGCACGAGCACTGCAGGCCTTCGGGGATGAACCTGCAAGACGGAGGGCACAGCACTTCCCCAGAGCTCGCTCGGCCTTGTGCAGCCGGCACAGCCCAACACCTCCGCTGGCCAGGGCCGGGGTTATAGGCAGGGCCAACCACCCCCCGCCCCGTTTGGCGTGGCTCGTTCCCCAGCAGAAAGCAGCCCCTCTGCTCTCGGCAGCACAGCTATTGCACCGGCAGGTGGGAGAGGGTTCCTTGCTCCCCGGCCGATCGTGAGCCTGGCTACTCCAGCCATGTGCGAGCAAGAGAGGACTCAGAATGACGAGATTTTGAGGCCTGGCGGCTCCTGACCTCTCAGGTCAGGAACGCTTCTGGGGCCGGCGCGTGCCCTGCCCAGCCCGAGCTTGAGCCGAGAGATCAGAGCAAATAGCCCAGCCCCCACGCTGGCATCGGGGTGCCAAGCTGGCGGTTGGCAAAGCTGCTTCTGAACCCGTTCAGAGCGAGAGGCTTTGCACACCACcagctccctgcagagctggCTAGTGGGTCAGCCTGCCAGGCACTCTGCCATGGGGCTAGGGAGGCCCCCAAACATCTGCTCCCTCTTGGCAGGGGCGTTTGCCAGGCGATGCCACGAGGCTGGGCAAAGGGACTGGAAAGAGGCAGGCCCAGGGCACACTGGGGCGGCTGGCGGGGGGAGCTCCCTCTCTCCTCTCGGacgccccggcccccagcccccaccccggcTCCTACCGGCTCCACCCGAAGTAGGGCGGGATGGAGACGCCGATGCCGATGACCCAGGTGGCCGCCACCGCCATCAGGGCGTGCTTGGAGCTGAAGCGGAAGTTCCCGAAGGGTTTGCAGATGACGATGTAGCGCTCAAAGGCCAGGAAGGCCAGGGACCACCCGGTGACCAGGCCTGGGgaaggcacagggagattaaCTCATacagccccagagcccagcaTCCCTGTgcgccctcagccccgccctgcGCCCAGGGACCCCCGAACCCACCTCGCTGGCGTCCTGGGTTCCTGGGGCGGGATGCTGAGAGCAGCTCAGCCGATGTGGAGCTGGCCTGTTGAACCTCTGCCCCATGTTTCTTGTTTCCCCATTAGCCAGACCCCCTGCTTCCCCGCCAGAGACGCTTCTGGAcactggtggggggcaggggaacggCCCTTTCTCCACATGCATTTGTTGCAGGCAGAGCAACCCGGGGAAACAGCTGACGGAAACTCCTCTCGCCTCTCAGCGGGGCTAGGGAGCCGGGTGAGTTTGTCTGGGGACGGGTCGCAGCAGAGGCTGCCTAGAAAGTCATTTTGTCCCCCTTCGCCTCATCCCCCTGGATTGTGGAGCATCCGCCAGACCCGGGGAACGCGGCAAAGTCTCCGGGTTTGGCTTCGGAGCGAAGCCAGCAGTGACAGCAGCCTGGTCACCCCAGGGACCAGTTTGTGAAGGAAGGTGAAAATCTCcggccccgatcctgcaactggatctgcgAGGCTGCCACGGTCACCTGGTCTTCTGCAGCCTAGCGCAGCGCCCCTCCCAGCGCTGCAGCCTGGCTGCCCAGGGCTCCCCCTGGACTGGCTCTGTCCAGCCGCCGGGGAAGGCAGTGGGAAATCGCCCCTCGCGGGTGCTGGGCCCTTCGGAAGCTATGACACTGCCATGCATCCGGAGCTTGCGCCCGCTCTGATGCCTGGCACTGCAGGGGACCAGAGAAGATGCAGTAAAGGACAGCGACAGGATGGCTGAAGAGGCCTGCCCGCCCTGGGGCTTCCCTGGGAATATGGGGGTGCCTGCTCTCTTCTCCTACCCCGCTCCCAGTTCCCAGCTCCACCCGTAGCCGCAGGTCATGCGGGCATCCCAGGGGAACCACAGAAGGTTGGCCCAACACTCTAAGCCTGGGGGCCCGATCCCCGCTCACTTCCCGCCAACGTCCCTCACTGTTGCTCTTGATTTCCCCCGGGGACGGCCCACCCCCATTCTGTTCTACTCGGGCCTGAGCGTTAAAAGAAATCAGCTACCTAATTGTGCTCACAGGTACATAAGAACGTctggactgggtcagaccaaaggtccatccagcccagtctcctgtctgccgacagcggccagtgccaggtgccccagagggaatgaacagaacagggaatcattaagtgacccatcccctgtcgcccattcccagctcctggcagtcagaggcttgtgATCACGGGTGCCGATAGCCCAGAGCAGCTGTGTGCTTGAATCTTCACCCCTGGGCTGCCCAGCGCTTCCTGCCTCTGCTCGGATCTTCCTCGTCCCCAGAGCAGCCCCCGCTGCGGAGCGTGGCCCCTTTGTGGCCCAGGCCGGGGAAGGAGGGAAACAAATAAAAACtagaggcagatcctcagctggtgcaaacggCTCTGGCTTCACGGatgccccacagtgcccccccgGCAACCCCTCtgagcccaccccacagccctcagctTCTGGGACCCCCTCCCGGCTCGCCCACGAGGCCCTCTCCCTGCGTTACCTGCGACGGAGCCTAGGAAGGCCTCCAGGGCGCAGGCCTGCCGCCCGAAGATGAAGTAGCCCTGGGAGCTGGAGATGAAGACCATGAAGACGGAGAAGGAACAGAAGATGAAGCCCCCCAGGCAGATGTTGACCAGGATGTAGTTGAGCGGCTGCCGCAGCTTCTTGTACTTGATGGTGACCACGAGGACGATGACGTTGAGGGGCACGCCGGCAAAGAACACGAAGCCCATGAAGGCCGTCTGGAAGTAGAAGGCCCAGAGTGGGGCGATGTGGTACTGGGGCCCGTCCCAGGGCCCCACCGAGGAGACGTTCTCAAAGAGGTAAAAGTCTTCTTCCCCCGACATCCTGCCGGCCGGGAGCGCTGCACGGAGCCTGCCCcggctccctccccccttctaatATACAATCCCCAGGGGGACAAGCCACTTAAGGGCTCATGGGGGGATCAGGCATTAAGCCTGAGCTTCCTACGGACAAAGTTTGGGATTAGGGGCTCTAAGCCCCTTACCTCCTGTCCCCTAAGCCCCCTGAGAGGGTAATCTTGTTGGCCGCGCAGCTGAGAGCCGATTGTGTGGACTCTAGGGGATTCCGGGGGGTGAAAGGGCAGGGGGCGGCTGGCAGCCTGCTCCTGTTCAGTGGGGCTGGGTGGAAGGGCCTCAGGGTGGTGGGTCATGGGGCCGTGAATCCAGAGGCATCCCAGTGGGCGGCTGTCACCTGCCCCCCTCCTTTCCGCCAGGAGACGGAGCAGCCCCGCAGGGGCGTCCTGCCCCGTGCACCCCAGCGCGTTCCCACTCGGACCctgtcccagcccttccctttgGGGTCTGTGGCACCGCCGGGGTCTCGCGGCAGGAGAGATTTGGAGCCTACATTTCCCGTTGCCGTCTTTCCCCTCCGCTCCCGTCCCGCCGGGCTCGGCACGTGCCCAGACCGCTGCAGGCTTGGCCACACTGTGTGTGGCACCAAAACGGAGTGTGGGGAGAGGAACAGCGCGGCAGGGACGTGACGGGGGCATGTGGTTGCCCAGCGCGGCAGGGACGTGACGGGGGCATGCAGCTGCCCGGTGCGGCAGGGCCCTTATGATACCCAGGGATAGCACAGCAGTGCCCAAACCTGGCTTCCAAGGCCACATCACGGCTTACGGGGTCGCCTCTCCTTTGCGTGTTAACTGGCACCAGCTGAAACATTCCCACCCAGGAGATCAGCTCGGCTTTGGCAGCCGAATAGAAACGGTAGCGGAGCCGGCGATGGAAACCAGCTGCCCGCAGTGTGGGGTGTCAGAGCAACATGGGGGAAGGAGCttgggggagaccctgagagactCCAAGGGCCACCCGTGGCTTTTGCTCTAAGGTTGGCCAGGCAGGAGGAGACCCCAAAACATTTGGCTCTATTGAGCATCAGGAAAGTGCAACGGGGGAATGTTAATCGAACGCGTCCAGCTGGGATGTGGCTtggcagccaggctgggctctgccGTGGATTTTAGGCAATAAACTTCCCCCTTTTCACCAAGCTTTCTTGGGGGAAATCGCTTCGTTCTGGCAGATCCCCCCAGCCATCAAAAGTGGGCTTGTCCGGGATTTGAACCCGGGACCTCTCGCACCCTAAGCGAGAATCATACCCCTAGACCAACAAGCCAGCTGGGAAATGTTTCTGCCAGATGTTGTCTTAGAGGAGACCTCGGCAGTGCTGGAAACCACAAGCCCATGTGGCCTCTGAGGTTCAAGCAGCGGAACGGTTCTTTCCCCGGCTCCTCGGCCCTGACTTTACAGCACTTACAGTTTACACCGTGGGTGGCTCAGACACAATATCCCCTAGACCCTGAGTCAAGCCACTTCAAGCAAACCAGAGCCCCCACAAAACCAGTCCCCGGCTGCATAAGGGGCCCGTTGCTTGCGTCTCCCTTTAGAACAATGCTGTGTTTGCCATGGGCCACGCTGCGAGTGGGGAGCTGTGACAGAATACACCCTGTGCTCACACCCTGAGGAATGCCTTGGGAGGCGTTTAAAAACTCAGCATTTGCTGATGAGTAAATCCTGGCGAAGTACATGGAGCAGCCTGACGTGTGACGCTATAGACACAAGCAGAAATCAGGACTAAAAGCAGGTTTTCCAGAGAAGTCTGGGGAGCGGTCAGACCAGTCCCTCAGAAAGAAGCGGCGTAGGGTTCCCGTCCTCACGGGCGGCCTGTCGTCAGgctcccagctggagctggggggacaggactATGAAAAGGAGGGGCAGacgcccctctctctccccccgcccatcGCATTCTCTGCACCGGAAAAGACAAAGGAAGCGGTTGCTGGACTCTGCAGGAGGCGGCGTCCTGACCTCTAGGGGTTGGTCAGGGAGACTGCTGGAGGCACCTGGCCAGACAACTTTGCTTTGACTCTAATAGAGTTTGTGAAGTTGGGCACCTGTAACTGTTTTATCTTTATGTTTCTTGCGACCGTGTCTGACTCTTACCCCTCCTTGCTGGGCCTCACTGAAAATCGCTCTCTTTGTAGCTAATACACTTGGTTTGTTGTTGTAGCTAATCCAGTGTGTTACGCTGAACTGTCTGGATATCTATTTAAAAGCTGGGATATTGGCCCTTTCAGTAATAATAGGCTTCAGATACTTGTACTGCCCAGGCGTGGGCTGGCAGTGCAGGacgtacatttctgggggaaatctgAGGCCTGGGGGTGTGTTGGGTCACCCTGCAGGATAACCCAGGCTGGGAAGAGCCGGGCTGTGACTGGCTGCAGATCACACACAGACGTCGCTGGGAGTGACTCGCATGCGGGAGCGGTGCAGGACTGGAGGCCACAGCAGCAACGCGGTGTAAAGAGCgccccaggttacagggcaggggtgacacagctgctcCTTGGTCTGGATTGTGCCCTGGGTACAGCACACGAGCCCATTctacagctgggggagggaagccAGGTGCCCAGGGGTGGATTGCAGCCCCGCTCCCGGTCAGCCCACCCCGAGAGCAGAACACACCCAGATCTCAGAGATATTGGCGCTTGTGCCCAGCTGCCACGTTCCCCTCGGTTCGCAGCGGCTGGTAAGGGAGCGGCGTTGGGTAGGAAGAGGTGTGACCTTCCCTCATCCGTCTCAATGTGCTCACTGCACGGACGGGGCAAGATCactggggcagcagcagtgctgacCCCTAGACAACTAACCAGGTCCCAGCTGGGGGCAATGGGAGGTTTTCGGGCAGTGGGTCGGGTGTTGGGACAAAGTGGGAATTTACTGTAATATTGTTATTAAGCCGAtatgtgcctcggtttcccctataTTGTGCTTGACTACCCAgcacgggggcggggggcagaaggACTGTTTGCTCACAGGGCAGGCTACGAGGCCTAGGCGTGCATGTCGCCCAGCTGTCTGAGCTGGGATGGTTCATTAAAAAGGACTGTCCGAGGCCAACCCTGTATCAGTGGAGGATCCGAGAAGTCACTGGCAAATCCAGTTAGCAGGACATTGGCCCCTGGCAGCCAGCGCTCCCAAGGAAGATGGATTTCCCAGCCCCTCAGCAGGGAGCTGAGCAAAGACCCCAGCTGGAGCGCAAAGGCCTGGGAAGGGGTGAGGTGCCAGGTAAGAGCCAGCGGCTGCAGGGAGACGGGGCTCTCATCTGGGACCTGCCCAAGGAGGTCAGACTGAGACAGACAGAGCTGGACCACGGCGTTCACCgcagcttggctgggctctgggctggccaGATGGACTTGGGCCATGCTCTAACCATGCCAACCGAAGGCCCCTGTGCCCTGCGCCTGCTGCCTAACGCCCCCGACTGGTGTGACAATGCCGTGTGAGTCACTGCGAAGGCTCGGGAGGTGCATTGGTCCCTGCGGAGTGGCCAGGTCTCTCCAGGGTCTGTCTCCATGAGACTTCTCTGTAACGCTTTCACCCTAAGAATAAATGGGGCTGCTTCGAAGAGTCGGGTGTAACATAACCGCAGCCAATACACTAGCCTTTGGGGAGAGAGCAAAGTGCAGACACCGGCCTttcaggcagtctggcttgctggggatattacAATGTAAGTGTGGAACTTTGCAGCCtgaaaaaccctggtcaggagggagagagacgcaGCCTGCTGGCACCGTAAGCAAGAATCACATCCCTACACCAACAAGCTCTGAACATCGCTGGAAACCAAAAGCACAAATTATTCTCTGTGTATATGGAGCCTATAATTAAAGTTGTCAAAATGTCCCATAATGGCTCAAGGGCACGAGTCCCAACCTCAGCgcagactgttaagaaccagCCCACAAACCCCAATTTGGTGGTGAGTTCTATACTTCGGTTTcaccaattatcaagtgtaaactccctCACGTAgggtcacagacagtccctgggGGTATGCTGATCTGTCTGGCCACCCCAGTGAGCTTCTTTTTGTGATAGATGATCCCTTACATCAAAGATCACAGCAATATTTGGGTTACTCCCAGTCGCTCGCCCCAGGTCAGTGgcacctcagatctcacaccaaagacaatgcttgtagccaatcctacagTAAATGGTCTTGAGATTTATTAATTAGGGAAAGGAAACAGGAAAGtgatttacaaggttaaagcaggtagatacacaaatgagttccagTCTGAAGTTTCACAGAGTACTAGAAGCTTCTGTAATAAGCGAGCTCTGTATGTCCTTGAGGGCAAACCCAgcctaagcagctggggatcccttgcttatgcctagaaacctgAGCTCCAGAGGAGCCCAAGCAGCAATGAGCTccagttcctccttgttaggggtttttattcccttccccccatgctACTTCGCGTTGCAAACTCAGCTGAGGGGAGGGATTCACTTACacgtctcctcttcatggggggagggagcagagtaaACAACACAATCTTTCGTCCTCTTTAACGTTCCACTATCATCTGTCTGGCGTCGCTGGGTCTCCTCGTGGGGCAGGGCAGAACACCGTCTgctggagaccagcatttcacatGGGTTAACGCCTCTCTCCTCTGCTGAGTTACGCTGGCACAGAGGCTCACAATGCAAACGCTCAAAGATGACCTGACGATACGGGAGACAGATGTTACAGGTGAGATTAATGCTGGCAGCAACTCACAGGCCTGCCATAACGTCTCAGCACATTCTCATAACTCTAATACCTCTGccgcatggggcacgggtcactgcaggtttaaaccagtgtaaatggggGATTCCctgtaacttgaagcctttaaaccatgatttgaggacgtcaggaactcagccagaggtgaggggtctgttacaggagtgggtgggggaggttctgtggtctgcgaggtgcaggaggtccgactagatgactatgatggtcccttctaaccttaacgTCTATGAATCTCTCATTGAGCCAGACTGGTCCTAGCCATGTGTGTGTCAGTGTTCACATGAGAACGTCGGCAGGAGCTGGTACCTGGTCTGCCAGAGCACAAAAGTCTCCTTTCTCCAGCTCCGGGCTATGGCTTACCAAGCTAGGGAGACTTCAGATCTACTCTTTAGCCTTTACTATCTACTAGGCTATGAGAAATGTTGCTTTCAACAGCCAGTtagtctccctctccccacacggCTGCAGGTTTTTGATGTAAATGACGCCTTTGGTGCGAGGATATTGACTGTGTTCCAGGCCAATGCACGGGAACCCTCCTGTGCCTCTGCTAAGCACATTAATACATAGCGTCCGTCTCAGTGTGGCTTAGGGGACATTCAGAAAAGCCACCAGCACCCTGTCTTCCTGGCTAGCTTGTTGGTCTAGAAGTATGTGTCCAGGTTTGGGAGGTGCCAGATTCAAACCCCACCCGAGCCCACAGCTTTCCTTTCCTGCCCGGTTTAAACAACGTGTCGCTCCCTTTGGGTAGGCGCGATGCTCTGCCCCTCGCCCCTCTGAACGAGATCCTGCCGGGGGCCAACACTGTCTTGTGTTCAGATCCTGGAACATCGGGCCCAAAGCTTCTCTGTTGCTTGTCCGAATAGACGGAGACACCTGGCTAGATCAGAAACAAACAAGCTGACCCTGGGTACCTGCTGCTTTCTGGGTGGAAAGTTTTACAGCTGATCGGCAAGTGTTTGGTCATGGGCCTGACTTTGTTATTGCTGCGTTACAggcgccccttcccctcccgctcagcccccgcccagggcagggcgTGGAATACCCATTCTCCTGGGCCGCTAGCAGGCAGCGCGGCAGGGTGGGGTTGCAATGGAAAAAGACGAATGTTTTAATCCAACTTCACCACTTTTCTGTCATTGGGGAATTGTAGATAAAAAGTCTCACTTACTTTCTGTACATTATTTATGTGGGGAAAGTCAGTTTGTTCCGGAAAATCTTCATCCATCCCACTGCCCGTCACGGTGCTGCTACGTGCTAAGAAAatgggctcgtccgggatttgaACCCGGGACCTCTCGCACCCTAAGCGAGAATCATACCCCTAGACCAACGAGCCAGCTAAGCAAAGCCTTTCTTCCAGATGTTTTTAGAGATGAGCCATTGGCTGCATTGGCACTCAGGGATCATATGACTTTCCACACACATCTGGCAGCAGGAGGTTCCCTTGACTCTCCCCCGGCTCCCAGACACATTGGAGAGAACAATTTATGGCCTTTGCTACACTGGGATTTTCACCCCGCTGCAGCTGCCAGGATGGAAAACTCTGTTGTAGATGTGATTTGCCCGGCTACAGTTTAGCCTCTTCACAAAACTGGTGACGCTACGGCTTTGAGCCACTGCAGCTACTGGGGAAAGGTCTCCAGCTTCAGCCTCTAAAATCTCGACTCTAGGCCGGGCCAGTTCCAGAGCAGGTCActtgtggagtggggggggggacgtCTATGCGAAGGGAAATGTCACGATTGTCTCCTTCTCTCTGCCTTTGCGTTCGTTCTTTAGTCCAAAGCTGAGGGCTGATAAAAGGCCACGCTGGCCCAGAGGAGGAAGGTGCATTTCCAAGGGCTGGGCTGGTCCCTATCTCGCTGCTGTCCTGTAGGCAGTGAGAGCAGCACCAGGTGTGCGCTCCCCACCCATCTCTTTGGGTGCCCACTGCAGGGGCTGGTTATGATCCCCCGTGGAGCAGCTGTACCAAGCCCCACAGAACTCAGCAGTTCTCAGGCAGGGCACTAGGTTTAGGACTCCCCTCGCTGGCCTACAGGGGGCACTGCCACTGGAGGAGGCATTCAGTGGGGTCACTCTGTATTCTCCTCCCATCCCATGAATCTTCCTGCACCCCCCGGTATACCCAGCTCCTGGGCCACAACTCCCCCCTGTTCCTGCCAGCACTCAGACCCcagcagagctgcatggggctgtcaAGTTATCAGCCCATGCACTGCTGGCAGGCAGCTCCCATCTCCGCCTGGcctcccaacacccccccccccagtgcctttGCCCAAGGGCAGCACCATTATCCCCAGCAGGGGCACAGGAAGAGACTTggccaagtgtcagagccaggcttAGAACCCACAGCTGCTATGTCCCTGGGGGTTGCCCTATGCACTGTACCCCCCTGCAGTGCATGGTGCACTAAGGCCgtgccagagggctctgtgctaGTCTGGCACTGTGGTGTAGTGGAATAGGCACAGGACTAAGAACTGGGGAGACTTGGGTTCTCATCCTGCTTCTGCCACTTCATCTCCCCAGCTGTAAAGCTGCCCCTCTGctgccctgctgggggggggtgcaggctccctgGCCACCAGTGAAATCTCCACCCCTCGGGATTACCTTGATTGTGCCCATTGTGTGGCTAACAGAGGTGCTtgctgcagagcaggggtgggcgcAAGGGGGGGAAGTAAGCAGGAGCATAgccactgccccccaccatcAGAACCCCTGTGAGGGGAGAggcagctcctccagctgtgGGGGCCAGGGGGAGAGAGCCAGCTCCTCTGAGCACGGGaagtgcccctccaaaagtggCCAAATTTGTATTCCTGGGCGTGCCCCTGCTGCAGAGCATTCACCTCTGGGTGATGGGGATGGTGCTTCCGGGAACATGCCTTACGAACTGACCCCCCCAGGCCGGCATCCCCCCT
Coding sequences within it:
- the OPN1SW gene encoding short-wave-sensitive opsin 1 gives rise to the protein MSGEEDFYLFENVSSVGPWDGPQYHIAPLWAFYFQTAFMGFVFFAGVPLNVIVLVVTIKYKKLRQPLNYILVNICLGGFIFCSFSVFMVFISSSQGYFIFGRQACALEAFLGSVAGLVTGWSLAFLAFERYIVICKPFGNFRFSSKHALMAVAATWVIGIGVSIPPYFGWSRFIPEGLQCSCGPDWYTVGTKYRSEYYTWFLFIFCFIVPFSLICFSYSQLLGALRAVAAQQQESATTQKAEREVSRMVVVMVGSFCVCWVPYAAMAMYIVNNRNHGLDLRLVTVPAFFSKSSCVYNPIIYCFMNKQFRACIMETVCGKPITDESDVSSSAQKTEVSSVSTSQVSPS